The Methanobacterium lacus genome includes a region encoding these proteins:
- a CDS encoding protease inhibitor I42 family protein has protein sequence MLRASTSGVMLISQEYLPPNTMAAGSPGKRVFVFRATEPGTQSVMFELLRSWDTIHPLDRKIYNVTVVE, from the coding sequence ATGCTACGTGCCAGTACTTCAGGTGTTATGCTGATAAGCCAAGAATATTTACCACCAAATACCATGGCAGCAGGATCTCCTGGTAAAAGAGTATTTGTGTTTAGAGCAACAGAGCCAGGGACACAGTCCGTGATGTTCGAACTTTTAAGATCTTGGGACACAATTCACCCTTTAGACAGAAAAATCTACAACGTAACTGTAGTTGAATAA
- a CDS encoding MFS transporter, with translation MGYLVCSKCKSYYKLQSNESPKNFSDNCDCGGKLRYIENLDIVDPSWKQITFRKKPTMKERWNKKSKSLFSLPKINLKNRLNQFYYNYIGRHIYKARHQQRVHRNPPGMQAGFLNSLMNEFHLENIQWNLIIPMTIAITLILAFTHGISLLLTFVLLVIMGYLSKNMIIGAKNAVIAGAISFFLGSLFIGSFLLIIPYAILGIINGAVCGLIGGYLKTKGFR, from the coding sequence GTGGGTTATTTGGTCTGCAGTAAATGTAAAAGTTATTATAAATTACAATCTAATGAATCACCAAAAAATTTTTCTGATAACTGTGATTGTGGTGGTAAATTACGATACATAGAAAATTTAGATATTGTTGACCCCAGTTGGAAACAGATCACATTTAGAAAAAAACCTACTATGAAGGAAAGATGGAATAAAAAATCCAAATCATTATTCTCACTCCCAAAAATCAACCTAAAAAATCGATTAAATCAATTTTATTATAATTACATAGGAAGACATATCTATAAAGCTCGACACCAACAAAGAGTTCATCGAAATCCTCCAGGAATGCAAGCAGGCTTTTTAAACTCCTTGATGAATGAGTTTCATCTGGAAAATATTCAATGGAACCTAATCATTCCTATGACAATAGCAATCACCCTAATATTAGCATTCACCCATGGTATCTCTCTACTTCTCACGTTTGTATTGTTGGTAATTATGGGTTACTTATCTAAAAACATGATTATTGGAGCTAAAAATGCGGTAATTGCAGGAGCCATATCCTTTTTCTTAGGAAGTTTGTTCATTGGTTCATTCCTACTAATAATACCTTATGCCATATTAGGAATTATTAATGGTGCAGTATGTGGTTTAATTGGAGGATATCTCAAAACAAAAGGATTCAGATAA
- a CDS encoding metallophosphoesterase, protein MTSKNSVESDINEDVKSIEVVEGERSWIVCISDLHLGADDTYSELTKNRDALIDFLNWVRFSPNIKELVIAGDLIDEWFVPMNLDTFKGKTQMDFVKNVALNNKPVIDAFNDIINDGQIRLTYVPGNHDILITAEEIEAILPGINQSRDVRGLGAYSPDYLPELVIEHGHRYNFFCAPDHSNRTVTQTDSILPTGYFFTRMATSSVVQGRPKIDMNIPIVTENELGEEQYLYYLYYKAWEKLINVFPVNEGINEPAIHTGIDGFTNSYAIKDVLPYQDPENNYIDVNLYKGIVESWEERQANNLVPILIPTEEAILKAALSSHLDDQSANQFFVNPHSNKRIVIFGHTHDARLITSYNENMDANVYVNSGTWIDSKDLTMTFVVVIPPKDDKSNKGYVGLYQYADEGKISKLDSQIINNLKN, encoded by the coding sequence TTGACATCAAAAAATTCTGTGGAAAGCGACATAAATGAAGATGTAAAATCTATTGAAGTTGTGGAAGGTGAAAGATCCTGGATAGTTTGTATAAGTGACTTGCACTTGGGAGCAGATGATACTTACTCGGAACTAACTAAAAACAGAGATGCATTGATTGACTTTTTAAACTGGGTCAGATTCTCACCAAATATTAAGGAACTGGTAATAGCTGGTGATTTAATTGATGAATGGTTTGTACCAATGAACTTGGATACATTCAAAGGAAAGACACAAATGGACTTCGTAAAAAATGTAGCATTGAATAATAAACCTGTTATAGATGCATTTAATGATATCATAAATGATGGTCAGATCAGACTAACATATGTGCCTGGAAATCATGATATATTAATAACAGCCGAGGAAATTGAAGCTATTCTTCCTGGAATAAATCAATCCCGTGATGTTAGGGGTTTAGGTGCCTACAGTCCAGATTATCTTCCGGAGTTAGTGATTGAACACGGCCACAGGTACAATTTTTTCTGTGCTCCAGACCATTCAAACAGAACAGTTACCCAAACAGATTCCATTCTACCAACAGGATATTTCTTTACAAGAATGGCAACCAGTTCAGTTGTTCAGGGAAGACCTAAAATAGATATGAACATCCCAATTGTTACGGAAAATGAACTGGGAGAAGAACAATACCTTTATTATCTCTACTACAAAGCATGGGAAAAATTAATAAATGTTTTCCCAGTGAACGAAGGAATCAACGAACCTGCAATCCATACTGGAATCGATGGATTTACCAATTCCTATGCAATTAAAGACGTTCTACCCTACCAGGACCCAGAAAATAATTATATAGATGTCAATCTGTACAAGGGAATAGTGGAAAGTTGGGAAGAAAGACAAGCCAACAATTTAGTCCCAATTTTAATTCCTACAGAAGAAGCGATTTTAAAGGCAGCCCTATCAAGCCATTTAGATGATCAATCAGCAAACCAGTTTTTCGTTAACCCCCACTCTAACAAGAGGATCGTAATATTTGGACATACACACGATGCCAGACTCATTACTTCTTACAATGAAAATATGGATGCAAATGTCTATGTAAACTCTGGAACCTGGATTGACAGTAAGGATTTGACCATGACATTTGTAGTTGTAATACCTCCAAAGGATGATAAATCCAATAAGGGATACGTTGGACTGTACCAGTATGCAGATGAAGGTAAAATCAGTAAATTGGATTCACAAATTATAAACAATCTTAAAAACTAA
- a CDS encoding NAD(P)/FAD-dependent oxidoreductase, with translation MVEDQEIAIIIGAGPAGLTAAYELLTKTNIKPIILEKTGEIGGISKTVNYKGNRIDIGGHRFFSKSDRIMKFWKNILPLQCAPAHDDLILKREVQLSESYQNQGLNNKTIEEYDVPDPEKTDKVMLNRARVSRIYFLRKFFDYPVSLTQDTLKNLGFKRTFKIGMSYISTILTPSKPENSLEDFFINRFGRELYLTFFKDYTEKVWGVQCSEIKADWGAQRIKGLSIQKTLENAVKSKFSNASNLSQKDVETSLIGQFMYPKFGPGQMWEELAARILEKGGEIHHYQEVEKIVTDTKHVNSAETMDSRSGKTQKWIGNYFISTMPVKDLIQSFDNVPEDVADVAGGLIYRDFITVGLLLNELKIKNESELKTMNNLVPDNWIYIQERDVKIGRLQIFNNWSPYLVNDPDKVWIGLEYFCNEGDDLWDMSRSEFTEFAVDELVKIGIIKREDVLDSVVLKVEKTYPAYFGSYDRFNIIREFTDEYENLYLIGRNGMHRYNNMDHSMLTAITAVENIVKGVRSKNNIWNINAEEDYHEE, from the coding sequence ATGGTGGAAGATCAAGAAATTGCAATTATAATTGGAGCTGGACCTGCAGGTTTAACAGCAGCATATGAACTATTAACTAAAACCAATATCAAACCTATAATTCTCGAAAAAACAGGAGAAATTGGCGGTATTTCTAAAACAGTTAATTATAAGGGTAATAGAATTGATATTGGAGGTCACAGATTCTTTTCTAAATCAGATAGAATCATGAAGTTTTGGAAGAACATACTACCCCTTCAATGTGCACCAGCACATGATGATCTCATCCTAAAGAGAGAAGTTCAATTGAGTGAATCCTACCAGAATCAAGGACTAAACAACAAAACCATAGAGGAATATGATGTTCCGGACCCTGAAAAGACAGATAAGGTAATGTTAAACCGGGCCAGGGTGTCCAGAATATATTTTCTCAGAAAATTTTTTGATTATCCTGTTTCACTCACTCAGGATACCCTTAAAAATCTTGGCTTTAAAAGAACATTTAAAATTGGTATGAGTTACATAAGCACTATTTTAACTCCTTCTAAGCCTGAAAATTCCCTTGAAGACTTTTTCATCAACAGATTTGGTCGAGAGTTGTACCTAACCTTTTTTAAAGATTATACAGAGAAAGTCTGGGGAGTTCAATGTAGTGAAATCAAAGCTGATTGGGGTGCTCAACGAATAAAAGGGTTATCAATCCAAAAAACCTTGGAAAACGCTGTTAAATCAAAATTTTCAAATGCTTCAAATCTCTCACAAAAAGATGTTGAAACAAGTTTGATTGGACAGTTCATGTATCCTAAATTTGGGCCCGGACAGATGTGGGAAGAACTTGCTGCTAGGATCTTGGAAAAAGGGGGTGAAATCCACCATTATCAAGAAGTTGAAAAGATTGTGACCGACACTAAACATGTTAATTCTGCTGAAACCATGGACTCAAGATCTGGAAAAACTCAAAAATGGATTGGAAACTACTTCATATCCACAATGCCAGTTAAAGATCTGATACAATCATTTGATAATGTACCTGAAGATGTGGCAGATGTTGCAGGTGGATTGATTTACAGGGACTTTATCACCGTGGGATTGCTTTTAAATGAACTAAAAATAAAAAATGAGTCCGAATTAAAAACAATGAACAATTTAGTTCCGGATAACTGGATTTACATACAAGAAAGGGACGTTAAAATTGGAAGACTTCAAATATTCAATAATTGGAGTCCATACTTGGTTAATGATCCTGATAAAGTTTGGATTGGACTTGAGTACTTCTGCAATGAAGGTGATGATTTATGGGACATGTCAAGATCGGAATTCACTGAATTTGCTGTTGATGAACTGGTTAAAATAGGCATTATTAAGCGAGAAGATGTTTTAGACAGTGTAGTATTGAAGGTAGAAAAAACTTATCCGGCATATTTCGGATCCTACGATCGTTTTAATATTATTAGAGAATTTACAGACGAGTATGAAAATCTGTATCTCATAGGAAGAAATGGTATGCATCGTTACAACAACATGGATCATTCAATGTTAACTGCCATCACCGCCGTTGAAAACATAGTAAAAGGTGTTAGATCAAAGAACAATATTTGGAATATTAATGCCGAAGAAGATTACCATGAAGAATGA
- a CDS encoding MFS transporter, translating to MDTSHNNNKVNKNYILLIVIIASFLTPFIGSSLNIALPTIANELSANAILLSWITTSFFLTSAMFALPMGRIADIYGMKKVFRYGIIILTLACFLSAIAPSVDFLIVSRVIQGIGSAMIFVTGLAIIISVFPSSERGKAIGINVTTVYLGLVIGPVLGGFLTQYFGWRSIFYLMIFMGFMLTILIFWKMNEVEDGERGSEKIDYPGSLLYMLMLALILIGFSNIKGTFGKFMIMLGILSLISFIIWELRVENPVLEIKMFMGNKPFVLSNFTIILNYMGILSIGFLLSLYLQYIKGFNPNITGLILAVQTVVMVLTSPVAGKLSDRFDSGRLALFGTILITIGLFIFTLLNMETSVYLLIVGLIFVGIGIGLFSAPNTHLIMSSVEKRYFGLASASASTMRLLGQTFGMGFTLIIFEVYLGKIQFNPQNYPELLISTRVAFLIFTILGVAAILISLLRNILNKINKQTI from the coding sequence ATGGATACTTCTCATAACAACAACAAAGTAAACAAGAATTACATTTTGTTGATTGTTATTATTGCTTCTTTTTTAACTCCATTTATTGGTAGTTCACTCAACATAGCACTTCCAACTATTGCAAATGAATTATCAGCCAATGCAATTCTATTAAGTTGGATTACTACATCGTTCTTTTTAACATCTGCAATGTTTGCTCTTCCAATGGGTAGAATTGCAGATATTTATGGGATGAAAAAGGTTTTTAGATATGGGATTATAATCCTTACCCTGGCCTGTTTTTTATCTGCAATTGCTCCCTCTGTTGATTTTCTAATAGTAAGTAGGGTTATTCAGGGTATTGGAAGTGCAATGATATTTGTCACGGGACTTGCAATTATAATATCAGTGTTTCCATCAAGTGAACGTGGAAAGGCAATAGGGATAAATGTCACCACTGTTTATTTAGGACTTGTAATTGGTCCAGTTTTAGGAGGATTTTTAACACAGTACTTCGGTTGGAGAAGTATATTTTACCTCATGATTTTCATGGGATTCATGTTAACAATCCTTATATTTTGGAAAATGAATGAAGTTGAAGATGGTGAACGGGGTAGCGAGAAAATAGATTATCCTGGATCGTTACTGTACATGCTTATGCTGGCTTTGATTCTAATAGGATTCTCAAACATTAAAGGAACTTTTGGTAAGTTCATGATCATGTTGGGTATTTTAAGTCTCATATCATTCATTATTTGGGAATTAAGGGTTGAAAATCCTGTTCTCGAAATTAAAATGTTCATGGGCAACAAACCATTTGTACTATCAAATTTTACAATAATCCTGAATTACATGGGTATACTATCAATAGGATTTTTACTTAGTTTGTATCTGCAGTACATAAAGGGATTCAATCCCAATATAACTGGACTTATTCTAGCTGTTCAAACAGTTGTCATGGTTTTAACATCCCCTGTTGCAGGTAAGTTATCTGATAGGTTTGATTCTGGAAGATTAGCATTGTTTGGAACCATTTTAATAACAATAGGATTATTTATATTTACATTGTTAAACATGGAAACAAGCGTGTACCTACTAATAGTCGGATTAATTTTTGTAGGAATTGGAATTGGACTTTTTTCAGCACCAAACACACATTTAATAATGTCATCTGTTGAAAAAAGATATTTTGGATTGGCTTCAGCCTCTGCAAGCACAATGAGACTTCTGGGGCAAACATTTGGCATGGGATTTACCCTAATAATTTTTGAAGTGTACCTAGGTAAGATTCAATTCAATCCACAAAATTATCCTGAACTACTAATAAGCACCAGAGTAGCATTTCTTATTTTCACGATATTAGGTGTAGCTGCAATATTAATATCCCTACTTAGAAATATTTTGAATAAAATAAACAAGCAGACAATTTAA